From a single Selenomonas ruminantium subsp. lactilytica TAM6421 genomic region:
- a CDS encoding ParA family protein yields the protein MAIVIAVVNEKGGVAKTTTSYNLADALYRQGNKVLGVDMDAQGNFSETWGSDRAVMGIADVLNDNEPITDAIQEKEGHFDLCAGDQLLKNFERQNGFQFNFRLRKALEAVQDKYDYIIIDTAPAIALLTTNAMIAADYVIIAATPESYSLNGLVRLNESIQAVREFSAGERMVEILGILLTRYRKRTKLTETMSDVFAEVATRIGTTLFSAKIRESMSIKEAQANGQSCFEYDKNSAGAEDYAVLAQEVIERIKEARKHG from the coding sequence ATGGCAATAGTCATTGCAGTGGTAAATGAAAAAGGCGGCGTTGCAAAAACGACGACGAGCTATAATCTGGCTGACGCACTGTATCGGCAGGGCAATAAGGTTCTCGGTGTTGATATGGACGCACAGGGTAACTTTAGTGAAACCTGGGGCAGCGACAGGGCAGTTATGGGGATAGCGGACGTACTGAACGACAATGAGCCGATCACCGACGCTATCCAGGAAAAGGAAGGTCATTTCGACTTATGTGCCGGCGATCAGTTGCTGAAGAACTTTGAGCGCCAGAATGGTTTCCAATTTAACTTTAGGCTGCGCAAAGCATTGGAAGCTGTGCAGGATAAATACGACTACATTATCATAGATACAGCGCCAGCCATTGCGCTATTGACAACAAACGCAATGATTGCGGCAGATTATGTCATTATTGCAGCAACTCCCGAATCTTATTCCCTCAATGGTCTGGTTCGCCTAAATGAAAGCATTCAGGCTGTTCGTGAATTTTCTGCTGGGGAACGCATGGTGGAAATTCTCGGCATTCTTTTGACTCGTTACAGGAAACGCACAAAGCTAACAGAAACAATGAGTGACGTATTCGCAGAAGTGGCAACAAGAATCGGAACTACATTATTCAGCGCAAAGATACGCGAAAGCATGAGTATAAAAGAAGCCCAGGCTAATGGCCAGAGTTGTTTTGAATACGACAAGAATTCCGCCGGCGCAGAGGATTATGCGGTCCTGGCACAAGAAGTTATTGAACGGATAAAGGAGGCGCGCAAACATGGCTAA
- a CDS encoding helix-turn-helix domain-containing protein translates to MLTPTAIKKKIRDEKIIKLYQDGDLIGAIAKALAIGRHTVTRTLKKFNLYEPERSKLHMNKEKVARNERVIKMYQSGMSFRAIEKAEGIGHSTAEYIIHTYIERSPIQYSLEVEGKENMIRHRKYEFDFDFFETIDTEEKAYWLGFLYADSTITEKSVRLDLQAKDLDHLIKFRDALRGFDKEPRYREEENSYLIYFNSKKMVQDLVRLGCMPRKTDLIRFPTEEQVPKHLRVHFIRGYIDGDGGFYPRKKRTNVNMFHVTSNIQFVTELKRILFEGINKTNDVKINKKKNCENTGTLNLGGNIQLTKVFNYLYGGATVFLKRKYDILASITQPYREKAVAN, encoded by the coding sequence ATGTTGACGCCAACCGCTATCAAGAAGAAGATACGAGACGAAAAAATTATTAAGCTTTATCAAGACGGCGATCTAATTGGTGCGATCGCAAAGGCTCTAGCCATTGGACGTCACACCGTCACTCGTACACTGAAGAAGTTTAATCTGTACGAACCGGAAAGGTCTAAATTGCACATGAACAAGGAGAAGGTTGCGCGCAACGAGCGCGTCATAAAAATGTATCAGAGCGGTATGTCGTTCAGAGCTATTGAGAAAGCGGAAGGCATTGGCCATAGTACTGCAGAGTATATCATTCATACCTATATAGAAAGGTCTCCTATCCAGTATTCCTTGGAAGTTGAGGGAAAGGAAAATATGATTCGTCACCGTAAGTACGAATTCGATTTTGATTTTTTTGAAACAATAGATACCGAAGAAAAAGCATATTGGCTTGGTTTTCTTTACGCTGACTCCACGATTACAGAGAAGTCAGTACGTTTAGACTTACAAGCAAAAGATCTTGACCATTTAATCAAGTTTCGAGACGCTCTGCGTGGTTTTGATAAAGAGCCGAGGTATAGAGAAGAGGAGAATTCTTATCTAATATACTTTAATTCAAAGAAAATGGTGCAAGACCTTGTCAGGCTTGGCTGCATGCCAAGAAAAACGGATTTAATTAGGTTCCCGACTGAAGAACAGGTTCCAAAACATTTGCGTGTCCATTTTATACGCGGATATATTGACGGCGACGGGGGCTTTTACCCAAGAAAAAAGCGTACCAATGTAAATATGTTTCACGTAACGAGCAATATACAGTTCGTTACTGAACTTAAGCGGATTTTATTTGAGGGGATCAATAAAACGAATGACGTAAAAATAAATAAAAAAAAGAATTGTGAAAATACAGGCACATTAAATCTGGGCGGGAATATTCAACTGACAAAAGTTTTCAATTACCTTTACGGTGGAGCAACGGTTTTTCTAAAGAGAAAATACGACATACTGGCTAGTATAACTCAGCCGTATCGTGAAAAAGCTGTAGCGAATTAG
- a CDS encoding HNH endonuclease signature motif containing protein, with translation MAAPWAKTFYNSKQWRYLARVYRESHFHVCERCGKPGAREVHHKIHLTQRNVSDPNIALNPDNLILLCYDCHNEEHERMKYRKPVIRTYTYDSRGNIVSVTEPETYPPLP, from the coding sequence ATGGCAGCACCATGGGCAAAGACCTTCTACAACAGCAAACAGTGGAGATACCTTGCAAGAGTATACCGCGAATCCCACTTCCATGTGTGTGAGCGGTGTGGAAAACCGGGAGCAAGAGAAGTCCACCACAAGATACACCTTACCCAACGTAATGTATCTGATCCAAATATAGCTCTTAATCCTGATAACCTCATACTCCTTTGCTATGACTGCCACAACGAAGAACACGAACGAATGAAGTATCGTAAGCCTGTCATTAGAACATATACCTATGACAGCCGAGGCAATATAGTATCCGTTACTGAGCCTGAAACATATCCCCCCCTACCCTAA
- a CDS encoding terminase large subunit, producing MYFEKGGIATNYIEQYNDEIQSGRIPACKKLIAVYQHVVNNMHNPDLPYEYNDKLARRAVDFIEQFCYIPKHSPRTLMKLELWQRAFISCIFGFVRKDNGARQYQEAVLYVGRKNAKSCLAAAIAVYVLLSDNEPTAEAYCAATTRQQAQILWKYACELVKSSPDLRGYFKKKVNSLEIPSLDASFVPLSKDSGSLDGLSPSLILIDELHAIKDVNMYEVLRGGTYSRRQPLTIICSTGGYIEPNSIFDQKYAEYQQIIDGYKSGEYVDETTLPILYELDDKSEMNDEKAWLKANPNLGVSKSIEILRQEVNRASLSDRAWADLACKQFNVRQSSREAFFQPNDVIQCKCEKLDYASLDGCSYICGIDLGTTTDLTCATAIVKQPGDDVLKVLQMYWIPESTIEEHEEQDKAPYSTWISNGYMRTVEGSIIDTDVVLAWFREIEQKHGLYMYKCGYDQYHATYLAKTLRESYGNDMIEAVGQTFKALSAPMYASRAMFKDKKILFDNPVFTWNLLNTQVQYDQSGNVKPFKNRNLHVRIDGYSSFLSAFAVYQSVKDDLA from the coding sequence ATGTATTTTGAAAAAGGAGGAATTGCCACGAACTATATAGAGCAATATAACGACGAAATCCAGAGCGGGCGAATTCCTGCCTGCAAAAAACTTATAGCCGTTTACCAGCACGTTGTCAACAACATGCATAATCCTGACCTTCCTTATGAATATAACGACAAGCTTGCTCGTAGAGCGGTCGACTTCATAGAGCAGTTTTGTTACATTCCAAAGCACAGCCCCAGGACGTTAATGAAGTTGGAATTGTGGCAGCGGGCGTTTATAAGCTGTATTTTTGGCTTTGTCCGCAAAGATAACGGCGCCCGTCAGTATCAAGAAGCTGTGCTATATGTTGGCAGGAAGAATGCCAAGAGCTGCCTAGCAGCCGCTATAGCTGTTTATGTGTTACTGTCCGATAATGAACCGACGGCTGAGGCATATTGCGCCGCAACGACCAGACAGCAGGCTCAAATCCTTTGGAAATACGCCTGCGAGCTTGTGAAAAGCTCTCCTGATCTGCGCGGGTATTTTAAGAAGAAAGTAAATTCCCTTGAGATACCGTCCCTTGACGCTTCTTTTGTACCTCTGAGCAAAGACAGTGGCAGTCTAGACGGCCTGAGCCCCAGTCTTATCCTTATCGACGAGCTACACGCGATAAAAGACGTCAATATGTACGAAGTTTTACGCGGCGGAACGTATTCCAGACGCCAGCCGTTAACCATAATCTGTAGCACGGGTGGTTATATTGAGCCGAATTCTATCTTTGACCAGAAGTATGCCGAGTACCAGCAGATTATTGACGGATATAAAAGTGGCGAATATGTCGACGAAACCACGCTCCCGATTTTATACGAGTTAGACGATAAGAGCGAAATGAACGACGAAAAAGCATGGCTGAAAGCAAATCCGAACTTGGGCGTGTCAAAGAGTATTGAAATCCTGCGTCAGGAAGTGAATAGAGCTTCCTTGTCAGATAGAGCCTGGGCAGATCTGGCATGTAAGCAATTTAATGTTCGTCAGAGTAGCAGAGAGGCTTTTTTCCAGCCTAATGACGTCATTCAATGCAAATGCGAAAAGCTGGATTATGCTTCTTTGGACGGTTGCAGCTATATCTGCGGAATCGATTTAGGCACCACAACCGACCTGACCTGCGCTACGGCAATCGTCAAGCAGCCAGGAGACGACGTCTTAAAGGTGCTTCAAATGTACTGGATACCCGAAAGCACTATCGAAGAACACGAGGAACAAGACAAGGCGCCTTATTCAACTTGGATTAGCAATGGTTATATGAGGACCGTTGAAGGCAGCATTATTGACACAGACGTTGTTTTGGCCTGGTTCCGTGAAATCGAGCAAAAACATGGCTTATATATGTATAAGTGCGGCTATGACCAGTACCACGCCACCTACCTTGCCAAAACCCTGCGCGAGAGTTATGGCAATGACATGATAGAAGCCGTGGGCCAGACTTTCAAAGCTCTTTCTGCACCAATGTATGCTTCCAGGGCCATGTTCAAGGACAAGAAAATTCTTTTCGACAATCCTGTTTTCACTTGGAATCTGCTGAATACCCAAGTGCAGTACGACCAAAGCGGCAACGTAAAACCATTCAAAAACAGAAACCTGCATGTCAGGATTGACGGCTATAGCTCTTTTCTATCCGCCTTTGCCGTATACCAGAGCGTAAAAGACGACCTGGCGTAA
- a CDS encoding phage portal protein, with the protein MNITKELRSTYNRIFHHDDEPPEVVQNTQRLQFLNDWQNVFSMRSDYSNDIVVQSCVRTIARHISKLRANHVVLTDNTKKPADDDNLRYMLQVAPNPYMTVSDFQYRMCINALTTNNAYAVIVRDDRGKPVELWPIEGQEVEVREVENEPYLTFRFSTGKKKTVAYSDLLHIRYNFASGELIAKSNDNLTENLRLLDTLQQSFRNSAVNSGKIRGVASIAGQIGSDQWAKKSEALNAQLQNASSGGIVATDGTITFTPYNGAPIPADHSQLDYLRQNIYRLYGVSDAIVSGKYNEADWTAFMESVLEPLALQMSQEYSRKLFSRKEQLQGNQIVFDMNRLAYCDTRTKTELIRQLRPLGILTTNQCLEIMDLPPVENGGDDRVQTLNVANTNIVSNYQLQNSSGRGPGRPANPPQPDREEGKDNG; encoded by the coding sequence ATGAATATCACAAAAGAATTACGTTCAACATATAACCGCATTTTTCACCACGACGACGAACCTCCAGAAGTTGTGCAGAATACGCAGCGTCTCCAGTTCTTAAATGACTGGCAAAATGTGTTCAGCATGCGCAGCGACTATTCCAACGACATTGTTGTTCAGAGCTGTGTCCGCACAATCGCGCGCCATATCAGCAAACTGCGGGCCAATCATGTTGTCCTTACCGATAACACTAAAAAGCCGGCCGACGACGATAATCTGCGTTATATGCTACAAGTTGCACCTAATCCTTATATGACTGTGTCTGACTTCCAATATCGTATGTGTATCAACGCATTGACCACAAACAATGCTTATGCCGTCATTGTTCGTGACGACCGCGGCAAGCCTGTTGAGCTGTGGCCGATTGAGGGCCAGGAAGTTGAAGTCAGAGAGGTTGAAAACGAGCCATACCTGACGTTCAGGTTCAGCACCGGCAAAAAGAAAACTGTTGCTTATTCTGACCTCCTCCATATCCGCTATAACTTCGCGAGTGGCGAACTGATAGCCAAGAGCAATGACAACCTTACCGAGAACCTGCGTCTATTGGATACTTTGCAGCAGAGTTTTAGGAATTCGGCCGTCAACAGCGGGAAAATCCGTGGCGTCGCTTCAATCGCAGGCCAGATTGGCTCTGACCAGTGGGCAAAGAAGTCTGAAGCGCTGAATGCACAGCTTCAAAATGCTTCAAGTGGCGGCATTGTGGCCACGGACGGAACCATTACTTTTACACCGTATAATGGAGCGCCCATTCCGGCAGACCATAGCCAGCTGGACTATCTTCGGCAGAATATCTACCGTTTGTACGGCGTATCGGACGCCATAGTCAGTGGGAAGTACAACGAGGCTGACTGGACTGCTTTCATGGAAAGCGTGCTGGAGCCTTTAGCACTGCAAATGAGTCAAGAGTACAGCAGAAAGCTATTCAGCCGTAAAGAGCAGTTGCAGGGCAATCAGATTGTCTTTGACATGAACCGCCTTGCCTACTGCGACACCCGCACAAAAACAGAGCTTATCCGCCAGTTGCGGCCATTGGGTATCCTGACGACGAATCAATGTTTGGAAATCATGGATTTACCGCCTGTTGAGAACGGCGGCGACGACCGCGTACAGACTCTGAATGTGGCCAACACAAATATCGTTAGCAACTATCAGTTGCAGAACAGCTCCGGCCGTGGCCCTGGACGCCCCGCAAATCCACCACAGCCTGATAGAGAGGAGGGAAAAGATAATGGATAA
- a CDS encoding HK97 family phage prohead protease produces the protein MDKSEYRSTSASSIESADKKLTVHGYAAVFNSPSVAMPAAAYDYEILEQTAFDHCDMSRCVFRYNHDDSHELLARTSNNTLQLSVDEKGLKVVAEFADTQAGNDLYKLIQRRDVSAMSFGFIVRKDYIEHRVRHITDIARLIDVSAVDDPAYQSTSIDVVQRSIKAAEEAERRQWKDETLRQRMYIQSLY, from the coding sequence ATGGATAAATCCGAATACCGCAGCACCTCCGCCTCTAGTATTGAATCTGCAGATAAAAAGCTGACTGTCCATGGCTATGCCGCAGTCTTTAACAGTCCCAGCGTTGCAATGCCGGCCGCAGCTTATGACTATGAAATCCTTGAGCAAACAGCCTTTGACCATTGTGACATGAGCCGCTGCGTTTTCCGTTATAACCACGACGACAGCCATGAGCTGCTGGCAAGAACCTCGAACAACACCCTGCAGCTTAGTGTTGACGAAAAAGGCTTAAAAGTTGTAGCAGAATTCGCTGACACGCAGGCCGGTAACGACCTCTATAAGCTTATCCAGCGCCGCGACGTGTCAGCTATGAGCTTTGGTTTTATCGTCAGGAAGGACTATATTGAGCACCGTGTTCGCCATATAACTGACATTGCTCGTTTGATTGACGTATCTGCCGTTGACGATCCTGCATATCAGTCCACTTCCATTGACGTTGTTCAGCGCAGTATAAAAGCTGCCGAAGAAGCTGAACGCCGTCAATGGAAGGACGAAACATTGCGCCAGCGCATGTATATTCAGTCTTTATACTAA
- a CDS encoding phage major capsid protein: MDRIHEIEVRMAAIVEASKEAEGEELKALADEADKLTAEKEELRKAAEEAEQRKAIAEKLNAGEIAGNHIDIAKENKKMDINSTEYRSAFKDYVETGVMNEEFRAVAMTAQNSAVIPPTVMNQIVEKMTKEGSVLSLVRRIAFPAGAAIPKSELAATANWIAEGAEIKADGKGTTQVTFAAFPLAAAIGVSFKLHVQSLSAFENSVVENVSRAMVRALESAIISGDGNGKPQGIVTASVPANRIVEIKQPKYTDLIAMLKAVPAAYKAGSVIVMNENTYLDFEGMVDNNGQPIARTNYGLNGAENFVLKGKKVVTTDFLPSLDEAGAGDVVAFVYNLDNYVLNTAYDMDLQVYQDNPTRNKVFQSYMLVDGKPVDTEGLVLVKKAASAKA, encoded by the coding sequence ATGGATAGAATTCACGAAATCGAAGTCCGCATGGCTGCCATTGTCGAGGCCTCCAAAGAGGCCGAAGGCGAAGAACTAAAAGCGCTGGCGGACGAGGCTGACAAGTTGACAGCCGAAAAAGAAGAGCTGCGCAAGGCTGCTGAAGAGGCAGAACAGCGCAAAGCTATTGCTGAAAAGTTAAACGCTGGCGAAATTGCTGGCAACCACATTGACATTGCAAAGGAGAACAAAAAAATGGATATCAATTCTACCGAATACCGTTCCGCATTTAAGGATTATGTTGAAACTGGCGTTATGAACGAGGAGTTCCGCGCAGTTGCTATGACGGCACAGAATTCCGCAGTAATCCCGCCGACCGTCATGAATCAGATTGTTGAGAAAATGACAAAAGAAGGTTCTGTACTTAGTTTGGTGCGTCGTATTGCGTTCCCGGCTGGTGCGGCAATTCCAAAGTCTGAACTGGCAGCAACGGCAAACTGGATTGCAGAAGGTGCTGAAATCAAAGCAGACGGCAAGGGAACGACGCAGGTAACGTTTGCAGCATTCCCGCTCGCGGCTGCTATCGGCGTATCCTTCAAGTTACATGTTCAGTCTCTCAGCGCCTTTGAAAATAGCGTTGTGGAGAATGTGTCTCGCGCAATGGTCCGCGCTCTTGAATCCGCTATCATTTCTGGTGACGGCAACGGTAAGCCGCAGGGCATTGTAACGGCGAGTGTTCCTGCAAACCGTATCGTAGAAATCAAGCAGCCGAAATACACTGACCTCATTGCAATGCTCAAGGCAGTACCTGCTGCTTACAAAGCTGGTTCTGTTATCGTCATGAATGAGAATACATACCTTGACTTTGAAGGCATGGTTGACAACAATGGACAGCCGATTGCTCGTACGAACTATGGCCTGAACGGCGCAGAGAATTTTGTACTCAAAGGCAAGAAAGTTGTGACGACCGACTTCCTGCCGAGCCTTGACGAAGCTGGCGCAGGTGACGTCGTTGCGTTTGTTTACAACCTTGACAACTACGTCCTGAATACGGCTTATGACATGGATCTGCAGGTATATCAGGACAACCCGACTCGCAATAAGGTATTCCAGAGCTACATGCTTGTTGACGGTAAGCCGGTAGACACAGAAGGCTTAGTGCTGGTTAAGAAAGCCGCTTCCGCTAAAGCCTAA
- a CDS encoding head-tail connector protein gives MDELAQIKSYLRIDEDLVEDDELLKALVEAGKRYITTATGKAYKDNDAVMRLCLTLFVAHQYNDRTMVSKNNVQEYSHSLSDILKHIESSDDYEKVAK, from the coding sequence TTGGACGAGTTAGCACAAATCAAGTCGTACCTGCGAATTGACGAAGACCTTGTTGAAGACGACGAGCTCCTCAAGGCTTTAGTCGAGGCAGGCAAGCGCTACATTACTACAGCGACCGGCAAAGCATATAAAGATAACGACGCCGTTATGCGGCTTTGCCTGACGTTGTTCGTAGCGCACCAGTATAATGACCGTACCATGGTTAGCAAAAACAACGTGCAGGAATATAGCCATTCGTTGTCTGACATTCTGAAGCACATTGAATCCTCTGACGACTATGAGAAGGTGGCCAAATGA
- a CDS encoding phage head closure protein, with the protein MILNPGLLNKKVDVWGAKSAEKGGFDSTKPVKLYSRISAAIQPVRGSQFFISQLTANKENVKITIRYRRGITESCTVTYHNHVYDVQSIVDPDMAHESLELYCVEQVVGNTPAETPQQKIDEGGWEP; encoded by the coding sequence ATGATACTGAATCCTGGCTTACTGAATAAGAAAGTTGACGTTTGGGGCGCCAAATCTGCTGAAAAAGGCGGTTTTGACAGCACAAAGCCTGTCAAACTGTATTCGCGCATATCGGCCGCAATCCAGCCGGTGCGTGGCAGTCAGTTCTTTATTAGCCAGCTCACCGCCAACAAAGAAAACGTCAAGATTACAATCCGCTACCGCAGGGGCATTACAGAAAGCTGTACTGTTACCTATCATAACCATGTATATGACGTTCAGAGCATTGTCGATCCAGACATGGCTCATGAGTCGCTTGAGTTGTACTGTGTTGAGCAGGTGGTCGGCAATACTCCCGCAGAAACGCCTCAGCAGAAGATAGACGAAGGAGGCTGGGAGCCTTGA
- a CDS encoding HK97 gp10 family phage protein encodes MSDDGIEFANLDQFLQNIEYAANQAPATAEKYLKKAGNKLRKAAKDASPESHDQKKKSKHLKNRWSGKIKGMFGHDLEYDLRSKAPHYHLVERGHAKVTPNGRVVGFTPGTHFFEKAVQQFQSSGEVDKQLEKFFEEFKNQVEGGH; translated from the coding sequence TTGAGCGACGACGGAATTGAATTCGCGAATCTTGACCAGTTCCTGCAGAACATTGAATATGCTGCAAATCAGGCGCCAGCAACTGCCGAAAAATACCTGAAAAAAGCGGGCAATAAGCTCCGAAAGGCCGCAAAGGACGCCAGCCCTGAAAGCCATGACCAGAAAAAGAAGTCAAAGCACCTCAAAAACCGCTGGTCTGGAAAAATAAAAGGCATGTTTGGCCATGACCTTGAATATGACCTGCGATCCAAAGCGCCGCATTACCACCTCGTCGAGCGAGGGCATGCAAAAGTGACGCCAAACGGCAGAGTTGTTGGCTTTACGCCTGGTACACACTTCTTTGAAAAAGCAGTCCAACAGTTCCAGAGCTCTGGAGAAGTAGATAAACAGCTCGAAAAGTTCTTCGAGGAATTCAAGAATCAGGTAGAAGGAGGGCACTAA
- a CDS encoding phage tail terminator family protein, with translation MLKQSDILKAVRAELKRHYPSTPVYLNEATEGAAIPAFVIELVTTASPDGCRTLNICTLHINYIDQPRKQNALALYDIRDQINASFAHGFQVADRYIHVSSVASSITTDEANMVQTDIPFQYYDAPEEQQPEWLIEHIYNNIHS, from the coding sequence ATGCTAAAACAATCCGACATACTCAAAGCGGTTCGTGCAGAGCTTAAGCGCCATTATCCGTCTACCCCTGTTTATCTGAACGAAGCTACTGAAGGCGCCGCTATCCCGGCGTTTGTCATTGAACTGGTAACCACAGCCAGTCCGGACGGCTGCAGGACACTGAATATCTGCACCCTGCATATCAACTACATTGACCAGCCGCGAAAACAGAACGCTCTGGCCCTGTATGATATCCGCGACCAGATAAATGCGTCTTTTGCTCATGGCTTTCAGGTAGCTGACCGCTATATCCATGTTTCTTCTGTAGCGTCCAGTATAACAACGGACGAAGCTAACATGGTACAGACCGATATACCATTCCAGTATTATGACGCACCAGAAGAACAGCAACCTGAATGGTTGATTGAGCATATTTATAACAATATTCATTCATGA